The sequence TGCTGGAGGTGATGACCAGATCCGCCGGTCCGGCGGCGATATCCCGCGCCATGGCTCCGGCGGTGGCGTAATCGCCCTGTGGGTTGTAGCGCCGGATATTGGCGTCGGCCGGGGCGACCAGGCCCAGTTCACGCAGACGGGCCAGCACCCCGGCGACATGATCGTCCAGCAGGCTGGTGGAGGTGATCTGCAAAATGGCGATGGCGGGATAGACCGGTGTGGCTGCCGCGGCCTGTGGGCCGGCCGTGCGTTGCTGGCGGTCAGAATGCAGCAAAACGGCGATGGTCAGCAGAATCAGGCCGACAGGCAGTAAAAGATGTTTTATGCTCCCTCGCATGTGGATTTATCCTCTTTCTTGTGTATGCTGCCGGGCATTCCGCCACCTTACGGCAGGATCTCAAAAGGAACTGAAGGTTCGATCATGACGCGTCAGTGTTTAGCATATCTGGAGCCCGGATGCAGCCCGCGTTGTCACCTGACGCGGTTTTTTGTGCGGTTGATTCTGCTGGTCTTGTTGCTGAGCGGTTGTGGTGGCCTGGCAGGATCGGGCGGGCAAAAGGCCGCTGGGACGCGGCTGAAGGTTCTGCACCTCAACGACAGCCATTCGCATCTGCAAGCCGGTGAACTGATGCTGCAACGGGGTGATACGGCGACCAGTTGCCGGGTTGGCGGCATGGCCCGGGTCGGTCAGTTCCTGCGTCAGCAGACCGCGGCGGCTGAGGTGCCGGTGTTGCGGCTTCATGCCGGCGATGCGGTGCAGGGTACCCTCTATGCCAGTCAGTTCGCCGGCACGGCCGATGCCGAGGTGCTCAATGCTATCGGCTTCGATGCCCTGACGCTGGGCAATCACGAATTCGATGGCGGTGATGCCTGGCTGGCGGCCTTTCTTGACCGCCTGCAGATGCCGGTGCTCAGTGCCAATCTGCAGGTGCCGGCTGATCATGTGCTGGCCGGCCGCTATGCCCCCTCGGTGGTGCGGGACATTGCCGGTAGCCGGGTCGGTATTGTCGGTCTGACCATTGCCGATAAAACCCTGGCCTCGTCGCAGCCGGGGCCACAGGTGCGGCTGATTGACGAACTGACGGCGCTGCGGACTGCCGTGGCGCAGTTGCAGGCAGCGGGGGTGGGGCGCATCATCGTACTGAGTCATTGCGGTTACGACCGGATGCAGTCGCTGGCGGCGCAGGTGCCGGCCATCGATCTGATTGTCGACGGTGATTCCCACAGCCTGCTGGGCGACTTCAGCGCCTGGGGGCTCGCCTCTGCCGGTCCCTATCCCACGCGGGGGCGCAATGCCGACGGTGACCTGGTCTGCATCGTGCAAGCCTGGGAATACGGCAAGGTGGTGGGAGAGGTGGATCTGTTGTTCAACGGTGATCGTCTGCAGGCCTGTACGGGCCACAGCCATCTGCTGCTGGCGCCGGATGAGCCTGCCGCCACGTTGCCCGCGCCGGCTCGTCAGGCTGCCGGTGCACGGCTGACACCGATGGCTGAAGCGCCCGATCTGGCCCGGCTGATTGCCGGTTATCAGGCCCGTCTGGGCCAGCAGCTGGCGCTGCAGGTCGGCGAGGCGGCGCAGGAGCTGCCCCACCGTCGCCTGCCTGCCGCCGCTGACGCTCGTCTGGCGCTGGGCAGCCGCATCGCGCCGCTGGTGGCCCAGGCCTATTGGCAGCAGCTGCCCCAGGCCGATGTGGCGCTGGTCAATGCCGGCGCCGTGCGAGGTGGGCTGATGGCCGGCCCCATTCGCTATGAAGATCTTTATACCCTGCTGCCTTTTTCCGCTACCCTGGTGACCTTCGAACTCAGCGGCGCCCAGTTGCGTCAGGTGTTGGAAGACGCCGTCGATCACA is a genomic window of Desulfuromonas thiophila containing:
- a CDS encoding bifunctional metallophosphatase/5'-nucleotidase gives rise to the protein MTRQCLAYLEPGCSPRCHLTRFFVRLILLVLLLSGCGGLAGSGGQKAAGTRLKVLHLNDSHSHLQAGELMLQRGDTATSCRVGGMARVGQFLRQQTAAAEVPVLRLHAGDAVQGTLYASQFAGTADAEVLNAIGFDALTLGNHEFDGGDAWLAAFLDRLQMPVLSANLQVPADHVLAGRYAPSVVRDIAGSRVGIVGLTIADKTLASSQPGPQVRLIDELTALRTAVAQLQAAGVGRIIVLSHCGYDRMQSLAAQVPAIDLIVDGDSHSLLGDFSAWGLASAGPYPTRGRNADGDLVCIVQAWEYGKVVGEVDLLFNGDRLQACTGHSHLLLAPDEPAATLPAPARQAAGARLTPMAEAPDLARLIAGYQARLGQQLALQVGEAAQELPHRRLPAAADARLALGSRIAPLVAQAYWQQLPQADVALVNAGAVRGGLMAGPIRYEDLYTLLPFSATLVTFELSGAQLRQVLEDAVDHSLTGGSTGAFPYVYGMRFSVDASQPAGQRLGPIALQPRGAAAFEPLKAEGRYCLVTNSYLAAGRDGYRLLGQLRHQGGAQDSGHEATEAFVRWVRQCSAAGRKVEPLPAGEQGLVGWRAAPLAQGCRTRAEMPPR